A window from Musa acuminata AAA Group cultivar baxijiao chromosome BXJ3-10, Cavendish_Baxijiao_AAA, whole genome shotgun sequence encodes these proteins:
- the LOC135581481 gene encoding uncharacterized protein LOC135581481 isoform X2, producing the protein MGTPWTLFDPYLFLFSLVLVAVFGVAAFFLEHMRRIGCKHSLERTASSDDFFEDPNSLKKVPCPSIFDQAEKYISLIIPAFNEEHRLPGAFAETINYLQKRSASDKSFSYEVLIVDDGSSDRTSNVAFDFVRKYKIENVRVLILGRNHGKGEAIRKGMLHSRGELLLMLDADGATKITDLEKLECQICKLAEKVKELNPNDQSLKLSDIEVAAFGSRAHLEKQALATRKWYRNLLMKGFHLVVLLTAGPGIRDTQCGFKMFTRTAARRLFTNMRLKRWCFDVELVYLCKHLSIPMIEVSVNWSEIPGSKVRLTSIIHMLFELILIRLGYGLGIWKIHT; encoded by the exons ATGGGAACGCCGTGGACTCTCTTCGATCCGTATCTCTTCCTCTTTTCTCTG GTGCTGGTCGCAGTGTTTGGCGTCGCCGCTTTCTTCCTCGAGCACATGAGAAGGATCGGTTGCAAACATTC ACTTGAAAGAACCGCTTCTTCGGATGATTTCTTCGAAGATCCGAACTCCCTGAAGAAG GTCCCTTGTCCCTCTATATTTGATCAAGCTGAAAAGTACATATCTCTGATTATTCCTGCATTCAACGAGGAGCATAGGCTTCCTGGAGCTTTCGCTGAGACCATTAA CTATCTCCAAAAACGTTCAGCCTCAGACAAGTCCTTTTCGTATGAG GTGTTGATTGTTGATGATGGGAGCAGTGATCGGACATCAAATGTAGCTTTTGATTTTGTTAGGAAATACAAGATTGAAAATGTAAGGGTTTTAATTCTTGGGAGAAATCATGGAAAAGGTGAAGCTATAAGAAAG GGAATGCTGCATTCACGTGGTGAATTACTCCTTATGCTCGATGCTGATGGAGCAACCAAAATAACTGACCTGGAAAAGCTCGAATGTCAG aTTTGCAAATTAGCCGAGAAGGTTAAAGAATTGAATCCCAATGATCAGAGTTTGAAGTTATCTGATATTGAAGTTGCTGCATTTGGTTCTCGCGCTCATCTGGAGAAACAGGCTCTTGCCACG AGGAAGTGGTACAGGAATCTTCTCATGAAGGGCTTCCATCTAGTTGTTCTGTTGACTGCCGGTCCTGGAATCCGTGATACTCAG TGTGGCTTTAAGATGTTCACACGAACTGCTGCCAGGAGATTGTTCACAAATATGAGACTAAAAAG GTGGTGCTTTGATGTTGAGCTGGTCTACTTATGCAAGCATCTCAGCATACCAATGATCGAGGTCTCTGTTAACTGGTCTGAGATTCCAGGATCCAAAGTGCGCTTGACTAGTATCATTCACATGCTTTTTGAGCTTATTCTGATTCGACTGGGTTATGGGTTAGGCATATGGAAAATACACACCTGA
- the LOC103999919 gene encoding mitochondrial import inner membrane translocase subunit Tim9 translates to MDKSMLGDLESLPEEDKIRMSAMIDQLQIRDSLRMYNTLVERCFSECVDTFRRKSLDKQEETCVRRCAEKFLKHSMRVGMRFAELNQGAPTPD, encoded by the exons ATGGACAAGAGCATGCTCGGAGATCTCGAGTCTCTCCCTGAGGAGGACAAGATCAGGATGTCCGCCATGATAGATCAGCTCCAGATTCGGGACAG TTTAAGAATGTACAATACACTAGTGGAGAGGTGCTTTTCCGAATGCGTGGACACCTTCCGTCGCAAATCTCTTGATAAGCAAGAAGAAACATGCGTTCGCAGGTGTGCCGAGAAATTTCTGAAGCATTCGATGAGGGTTGGCATGAGATTTGCAGAGCTGAATCAGGGCGCTCCCACTCCAGATTAA
- the LOC135651929 gene encoding CAX-interacting protein 4-like: MPATAGRVRMPANNRVHSSAALQTHGIWQSAIGYDPYAPANKDSAKESALPGEDGSAAENAYASFQGLLALARVTGSGSNEARGSCRKCGRVGHLTFQCRNFLSAKDSAVFDKDKDADAIQAAAHTAFEQIKKSSGLEPESSEEEEEESDSSDSDIDPDIEKIIAARFSKKSRKRMEDNSEEKKGSQWWQRRSKKRSDNKNSGGGNDPDSEEEDEKREKRRRHRRSDDDGEEKPRHKHSRKSRKDKKTRRHRKDDSDDESEEKSDRHHRHHHKRKNSQRNDSESDSDEHEQTRKKRAYSENGSESNGSDDLHLRKGKKSSKHRCRNHQRKKRN; encoded by the coding sequence ATGCCGGCGACCGCGGGGCGCGTCCGGATGCCGGCGAACAACCGGGTGCACAGCAGCGCCGCTCTGCAGACCCACGGCATATGGCAGAGTGCCATCGGGTACGACCCTTACGCCCCCGCCAACAAGGACTCGGCCAAGGAATCCGCACTCCCCGGCGAGGATGGCTCCGCCGCCGAGAACGCTTATGCCAGCTTCCAGGGACTCCTCGCCCTCGCCCGCGTCACCGGCTCCGGATCCAACGAGGCCCGGGGCTCCTGCAGGAAGTGCGGCCGCGTCGGCCACCTCACCTTCCAGTGCCGCAACTTTCTCAGCGCCAAGGATTCCGCTGTTTTCGACAAGGACAAGGACGCCGACGCCATTCAGGCCGCTGCCCACACCGCCTTCGAGCAGATCAAGAAGTCCAGCGGACTCGAGCCCGAAAGcagcgaggaagaggaagaggagagcgaTAGCTCGGACTCCGACATTGATCCAGATATTGAGAAGATCATCGCTGCACGATTCAGTAAGAAGTCGAGGAAGAGGATGGAGGACAATTCTGAAGAGAAGAAGGGGAGTCAGTGGTGGCAACGGAGATCCAAGAAGAGGAGTGACAATAAGAACTCAGGTGGGGGCAACGACCCCGATAGCGAAGAAGAGgacgagaagagggagaagaggaggaggcataGGCGTTCTGATGATGACGGGGAGGAGAAACCACGGCATAAGCATAGTAGGAAGAGTAGGAAGGATAAGAAGACGAGGAGGCATAGGAAAGATGATTCTGATGATGAGTCAGAAGAGAAGTCTGATAGGCATCACCGCCACCACCATAAACGGAAGAATTCGCAGAGGAATGACTCTGAGAGCGACTCTGATGAGCATGAACAAACTAGGAAGAAGAGGGCATATTCCGAGAATGGTTCAGAGAGCAATGGATCAGATGACTTGCACTTGAGAAAGGGGAAGAAATCTTCCAAGCATAGATGCAGGAACCACCAGCGCAAGAAGAGAAATTGA
- the LOC135581481 gene encoding uncharacterized protein LOC135581481 isoform X1 translates to MGTPWTLFDPYLFLFSLVLVAVFGVAAFFLEHMRRIGCKHSLERTASSDDFFEDPNSLKKVPCPSIFDQAEKYISLIIPAFNEEHRLPGAFAETINYLQKRSASDKSFSYEVLIVDDGSSDRTSNVAFDFVRKYKIENVRVLILGRNHGKGEAIRKGMLHSRGELLLMLDADGATKITDLEKLECQICKLAEKVKELNPNDQSLKLSDIEVAAFGSRAHLEKQALATRKWYRNLLMKGFHLVVLLTAGPGIRDTQCGFKMFTRTAARRLFTNMRLKRWCFDVELVYLCKHLSIPMIEVSVNWSEIPGSKEGRISSNSLGENTDGVSRNEELVTWCLRRFVNLALQINLTNVLRLFYAYEHLFF, encoded by the exons ATGGGAACGCCGTGGACTCTCTTCGATCCGTATCTCTTCCTCTTTTCTCTG GTGCTGGTCGCAGTGTTTGGCGTCGCCGCTTTCTTCCTCGAGCACATGAGAAGGATCGGTTGCAAACATTC ACTTGAAAGAACCGCTTCTTCGGATGATTTCTTCGAAGATCCGAACTCCCTGAAGAAG GTCCCTTGTCCCTCTATATTTGATCAAGCTGAAAAGTACATATCTCTGATTATTCCTGCATTCAACGAGGAGCATAGGCTTCCTGGAGCTTTCGCTGAGACCATTAA CTATCTCCAAAAACGTTCAGCCTCAGACAAGTCCTTTTCGTATGAG GTGTTGATTGTTGATGATGGGAGCAGTGATCGGACATCAAATGTAGCTTTTGATTTTGTTAGGAAATACAAGATTGAAAATGTAAGGGTTTTAATTCTTGGGAGAAATCATGGAAAAGGTGAAGCTATAAGAAAG GGAATGCTGCATTCACGTGGTGAATTACTCCTTATGCTCGATGCTGATGGAGCAACCAAAATAACTGACCTGGAAAAGCTCGAATGTCAG aTTTGCAAATTAGCCGAGAAGGTTAAAGAATTGAATCCCAATGATCAGAGTTTGAAGTTATCTGATATTGAAGTTGCTGCATTTGGTTCTCGCGCTCATCTGGAGAAACAGGCTCTTGCCACG AGGAAGTGGTACAGGAATCTTCTCATGAAGGGCTTCCATCTAGTTGTTCTGTTGACTGCCGGTCCTGGAATCCGTGATACTCAG TGTGGCTTTAAGATGTTCACACGAACTGCTGCCAGGAGATTGTTCACAAATATGAGACTAAAAAG GTGGTGCTTTGATGTTGAGCTGGTCTACTTATGCAAGCATCTCAGCATACCAATGATCGAGGTCTCTGTTAACTGGTCTGAGATTCCAGGATCCAAA GAGGGTAGGATATCTTCCAATTCTCTTGGTGAAAACACAGATGGAGTTAGCAGGAATGAAGAACTTGTGACATGGTGCCTGCGCCGTTTTGTCAACCTGGCACTCCAAATTAATCTGACTAACGTTTTGCGGCTATTTTACGCATATGAGCATCTGTTCTTTTGA